From the Hordeum vulgare subsp. vulgare chromosome 1H, MorexV3_pseudomolecules_assembly, whole genome shotgun sequence genome, the window TCTACTCCGCTTTAAAAACCGATACTGATCAACACCGTAATAAATAAATCAATGTGCATGGGAAAACAAGATTAATTATGTGGCCCACAAACCAAAAAAGTTGGTTATGTCTTCAGCATGACACTTACCTCACTCCCTTTCCCTGTTGAACAATGCGGGCAAAGCATGGCTGACGATCAGCGGGATGTTTCAAGTTCCGGCGAGAGGGCCGATTTGCAGAACCCTAATtaagcaagaaaaataaaatagaaaaagcaTATAAGCATACATGGACAAGTTGAAAAAACTCAAagacaaaaaatgaaaaatacatcTTCTTCATTGCCATCCTCATCTCCTCCTATTGTAACCATTTTTAGCCTACGGAAAAAAAACTATAGTAGTTAGAAGATACGCAAACAGACTATAAAAAGGATAATCGATTGCTTTGATTTGCAAACCTCTACACATAAGCAGGACAACTAGTGCAAAACTCTAGAACATATGGACATCCAACTACTATAGTGATGCAGCAAACAGGACATGCAACTTGTGCAACTGAACAACATAGAAACATGACAACTAGTGCAACTGCGCAACATATGGACACCCAACTAGTATAGCAATGCGGCCAACTCAGTAGAATTTTTTGCAACTAATCAAAATCGCTACACAACAAGTTCGAATCAGCCATAAGTATTGCACACAACATTGCACAGATAtaacaaacaaaacaaaacaacttcATGTAATCATGCCAACTAAGCAGGACAACTTGTGGAAGTGGACAATATATGCACAACCAACTATAACAACCAGGAAGCCACCTAAGCAGCACAACTAATGCAACTACACAATATATAGACATCCAACTAATATAGTGATGTAGCCAACTAAAAAGAATTTTTTGCAACTAATAAAAAAAATCTTCTAAACAACAAGTTCAAAATTAGCCATAAAACATTGCGCACATCTAACGACAAGTTCATGAAATCATGAACAGATCTCAAACCCTTGTgcgagagcaacaacaacaaattggACATCAAATGCGCACAACGAGTGCTATGGTCGTGCATCCCATGCGACCTACCGTACACCGTCGCAAAACCATGTCTCCGTGCCCTGCCCAACTTCATCGTTGTGCCATGAATCCCCATCACCGTTGTGGCGTACTAACGGAGAAAAATCAACCGCAGGAGACTATAGATGCGCAAACGCTATAGCAAAATCGATTGTGAGAGGAGAAGGGTGGGGCAAACCCTAGGAATCCCTTCCTCACAAACCACCACACGCGTGCACATAACGACGACCTCGTACTCTGATAGGAACACGGCCGCCTGTTCCTTTCAATAAGTACGCGTGCACTTTTTAGATTTtaggtacttcctccgttcctaaatataagtctttaaagaggttttattaatggactacatatggatgtatataaacatattttagaatatagattcactcattttgcttcgtatgtagacttctagtaaaatatcttaaaaaacttatatttaggaacggagggagtactagtacATTAATACCCCACTTGCGAAAGGTGTTAAACCTCGCAGCTTCCTTCCCACAGAGTGCACTAAATCCAGCTCTAAAGAAGCGAGCTAGTTGGACACTGCATCGATTATTCGCCGAGGAGGGCATCGACGTGCATGAGCCAGGGATTTGCAAGAAGTCCAAGGTCTTATTTGCTGTTTACCAGGGAAGTCCCGACCGATTCGCTGTCTGAATCTTCTTTTCCCATGCAGCCGGCCGTCAGGCATAAACAAAAACTAAACTGGTGTACTTACTAGTATAATGACGTTGATTAGTTAGGAGGGTCACCTGAATGAAGAAAGAAAAGTAAACAAGCAGAAAGTATGCGGGTGGCTTCTCCGCCTTTCGGTTGCCTCCTCGGCGTTCCATCTGACTTGATTTGCTGCCAAAGACGAAACCGACACCGGCGTCCACACGGGGTCGCTGGACTCGTGCTATACCAAGccacacaaaaaacaaaaaaaaggaggacGGTCGATCGTAGGTCAAATTATTAGCCGCCACCCATGCGTTGTTGCGCGACGATCATCATCATTCATTAATCATCGCTCCGATGCAGACAAGGCCAGAGGAGAGACGGCTGTCGTCCGAGGCTTAAATTTGCCTAATCATTGCCGGtaccatatactccctccgtcccaaaataactgtcttagctttgtactagctctagtacaaagttatactaagtttaagacatttattttcagacggagggagtatatccacGTCTCCAAGCAACCATGAATAATGAGCTCGTGGTTGGTTTGGTTGTTGCTCATCATTTGGCTACCAGAACTTGAACTAGCACTAGTACTAACGCCAAGTCGCATGGCATTGACATGGCGTGGGGGCGTGGACCATGTCCACTCAGCCAGAGCCAGCCTCGCCCGTGGACTGGAGTATCGCATCCGACAACGCCGAGAGGCCCATGCGTGCTCTTCTCTTTGTGGCCATGGGTCCGGCCAGGGCTTACGCTTTCCACGCTGGCCGTACACGCTTCTTTGTGGGCTTTCACTCGGTGCTCGACGGGGTAAGGCCAACTCCACCCGGTCACTCAAATCGGAACTCCGTTTTACCCGAATTCTGTCCGTTTGGGTAGGGCGATGGGGTCGTGTCTGGACCTGTCCTGGGATGCGGTGATCGTGCATCCAGCGCGCGGCCGCATCCTTTTACCCCATCCTGTCCGCCGGGGTCTAAAATGTCCATATTTTCGTATCAAAACAAGTTTGCACATCAACCCAATCGAGATTGTCTCtaaataaaatagttttacaaccaaaTCAAAATTGTCTTCAATGAACACAAAATGAACCAATACATCTATTGGTTGTCAATATGTTCCCACATGTGCTCAACCAAGTCATTTTGAAGATTCAAATGAGTGTGCCAATCACGCATCTCACGATGGAACTGGACAAATTGTTGAAACGTGGTCGGTTCTTGGTGCAGGGGCTCAACATTTTCACCTTGATAATCAAATCCTTGGTCGAAGATACTGTCATCACGCTCGTCCtcgacgatcatgttgtgcatgatcacacaagcagtcatcacctctCAAAGCTTCCTTTCATCCCATGACagtgcagggtttcgaacgataccccatcaggattgaagcacaccaaaagcacgttccacatcctttctagcactctcttgcatTTGGGCAAATTTCTTTCTCTTCTCGTCTTGGGGGTCcgagattgtcttcacaaaagttaaccactgaggatatataccatcagctagatagtatcccttgttgtactGGTGGCCGTTGATCTCAAGGTTGACAGGGGGAATGGCTTTCTGCAAGCATTGCGAAGACTGGAGAACGCtgcagcacgttgatatcattgtgagaacCTGCCATGCCAAATAAAGAATGCCATATCCAAAGATCCTGCGAATCCACCGCTTCTAATATGACAGTGCACGCTTTGACATGCCCCTTGTACTGGTcctgccaagcaaatggacagttcttccactcccagtgcatacaatctatgctgcCAAGCATGCCTGGAAAGCCTCTAGCCGCGTTGGTCGCCAACAATCTCTGTGTATCAGCGGCAGTTGGCTgcctcaagtactcagggccaaacacctCGATCACAGCCTAGCAGAACTTGTACATTGACATCAGACATGTTGTCTCACTCATACGCACATACTCATCCACCGGATCGTCTGgaattccatatgcaagcatgcgGATGGCCGCGGTGCATTTCTGGTAAGAGGAGAATCCTAGCTTGCCAAGGGCATCCGTCTTGCACTGGAAGTATGGGTCATGAGCAACCACTCCCTCTCAGATACGATTGAACACATGCCTTGCCATACGAAAACGGCGACGAAATTTATCCAGCTTGAAGAGCGGTGTGTTCGCAAAGTAATCGGCATATAGCAGGGCCTGGCCTCTCTCCCTGTTGCGGTTCAGGTTCGGAGCACGGTCAGTGAGTGACCCCTGTACCGAGGAAGCTGCCGTTGAATGTGGTCGTGAACCATCACTACAGCCACCACAATATCTTCATCATCGGACGACGACTCGTCCGATGAATAAATGAAGTGGTGGAAGAAAAACTCATCACCACTGTCCATACCTTTGCGGGCAaagtgtcgaacaccttgcgctcGTGGTGGCAAAGAGCCCGCGATGATCACCTCGATGCAGGGGTGGTCGGTGGTCGGCTACTGGCCGCTCTGGAGCACTCGTCGGAAGCTGACGTGGCCGCCGTGGTACGTCGCCTGCGGTCGTATCCACTCTGTCGCCGGCTACGACGACGACGGCCAAACCTCCTCCGATCGACGCCCAAACTACGGCGAAAGCGCGGCCGTGGTGGCAGCCATGTCGAGACGGGTTTTGCTATGGACGGCCGGGGGATGAGGTGGCCGGAGAATAGCGGCGGCGCcgtcggcggggcggggcgggagcGGGGGTGGAGGCGTTGGAATTTCTGGGAGTACTTGTGTTCCCGACACGCGGGCCACGGACGAACAAGGGCGTGCGGCGAGCGCGTCCGCGCGATGTCCGATTCCCCCAAACTCGGTGCAAGTTTGGCCTGAGGATGGGTCAAAAACAGACGAAATCCGGacatttgtccgtttgggtccgcGTGTTGGGCCGCGGTATTCGTCCGTTCTACCCCAAACGGACGTGCGCGGACAAGATCGGGTTGCACGGTGGAGTTGACCAACTCCACCGCACAACCCTAAACGGACGTCCGGTTTCGTCCGGATTTTGttcatttggggtagaaaaacggACAGCGGACGCCGGTCAGTGACCGGGCAAAGTCCTTCCACACAACGCTCCTACCCCATTTCTTGAGAGCTTGGTTAGATCCGACGGAGAGGAAGACGACAAGGTTGCCTGCTCCAACGCGGGCGGTAACACCAGTAGCGCGAATGCGAGCACGAGCTCTAGCACGGCTCCCAGTAGCGGCGGCAGGAGGATCGGCGGTGGTGCGGCGACGACAGCGGGCAGGTGGGGGAGCAGCCCCGTCTCGGGGTCGGGAGCGACCATTAACCTCAGCCAGGAGTACACGCTCGCCATCCAGACCAGCTCCTACAACGAGATCTGGGGCAAGATCCACGTCATCGTGGACGGCCAACGGGTGGACGGCGGCGACcaagacgaggacgaggaggacaagACCACCCTCGCCAGCGTGCTCCGTCCGGAGGACGCGGTGGTGGACGGCGCGCTCCGGGACGCGCCCGACACCGAGCTCACATGCCTCGCCACCGACTACCTCGGCGGCACGCACCATGCCTCGCTACATTGCCTCTTCCTCCGTCGGGCGTTGCGCAGGCGCTGTACGGGCCCGTCACGGACGTTCTTGCGCAGTTGCGCTGATCCCGCACGCGGTGCCGCTCGCCGTGCCGCACTGCGACTGCGCGTTCGACGCCTTCCTCCTGTTCGACAAAATACCCAACCCGTTCCTGCCCCCCGCAGCCAACTTCCAGGGCATGCATCAGAGCTTTGTTGGCCTCAAAACCCATCTTGACCTCCGCCTCCTCAAGGCCCGGCGTAGGCGCCGACTGTTACGGTGCGCGACGCGCGGGAGAgaagatggggagagagggtgACATGTGGGTTAGACGCGGACACACGCGGACGAAGAGGACGCGAAGGCGGACGTTTTCTGTCCTCTTTGGCCCGAAACCCAGACCGTTCTGTCCTCTTTGGCCCGAAACCCAGAGCAACTTTGGTCTAGAAATAGGATAGAAACGGACACGGACATGGCAAAAAATGGATACGCCCCCGAGCGGTGGGTCGTTTATTTTGTACGTTTTACCTCAAACGGACACACCCGAACGATTTGGGATCGCACGGTAGAGTTGGCCTAATGGACCATGGAGGGCGCCCAGTCaaaatgcagcaaagtagagggaCCAAAATGGTACGTACCCCAGCTGTGGCAGACATTTCAAACTTTAAGGGGTTGTTTGGATTGTGATTATCCTTGTCATATCTTATCATATTATTTTTATCACACTTGCCTTATTTGAGTTGCTTCCTTATTTGAGTTGCTTAAATTTTTAGTCATACATTGACTTGACTAAGAAAATCTTGCCATACTTTTTGTGATCACTCATCACTCAGATGGTCATCATGGAGATTCAGTCGGCCGACATGTGGTCGGAGATGCTCCAACATGACCGCGCCCATAAGGCTGGCAACAACGCCATTGCCAATGATAGCAGCAAGGCACAACGCACAAGTGACCTGTCTGTCATGGACAGGAATCTTGCACAGCATGGAACAAGACACCTCCAGATCACCAAAGCCATCACTGACAGATCAATCAACCACATCCCAGTAGCCATGAGCCTATCTATCATCATAAATTCATAAGGGTCTCGACaactttgcttccatgtgaaacatatGTACATATCATATCTATCTTCTTCATACCGTATAtccatatatatatgtatatttatCGTAGTGTTTTCCCATGGACAAATATGTACTCACCACTTCACCTTCACCAGCCGTAGAGAGTAGTAAGTGGGATATATCATTGCCGTAGCTACAACAGGGCGACGTTTTTTTTTTACAGAGGAACTGGACGATGCACACGCCTGCCTACTCCTCCTTGGGGATCCACCGGCTCCACCAGATGCTCTTCCGCTGGCTGGTGAGCTCGTCCATGCTCTCGCTGATCGTCCTCACGATCTTCCTCTGCACCCGCAGCATCGACGCCAGCACGTTCCGCTGAGCGCTGTCTTTCTTCGGCTTGATCTCCTGCACAAGAACAGAATACCACAAGCCGTCAGTGTTATTATCACGCTGTACACCGGGCCGGCATTCTGAAAACGAAACGAAATGCTTGACGGCAAACTCATCCATCAACTCCACTTCTTAATCTCCAGGTCTAGTATGATCCTGTCATGCCGGCATGAATACATACCCTGAGCTCTTGAAGCTGTGCCTCTGTgaagcctcctccctcctctgttCCTGATTTTGCCATGAGGCCGATGATCCACCGTGCCGTCTCGCTGTAGTCCTTCTGGGTCGCGCGGAACAGCTGCAGCCTCAGGTTCTGCATCACCGAGAGGCCGAGGAGCCCTTCGCTGTTGAAATATGGATGCGCCAATGCAGCCTTGGCGCTGGTCCTTTGCCGTGCTTTGTATCGGACCATTGAAGTCAGGAGTTCCCATCCGATGCCGCCGTCTAGATCCAATATGTCGAAGCCCCTGCGAAGGTCTGGGGTGGCTCGTGGTTCCACCAAATTCCTCCAAGCTTCCAGGTCGTAATTGCATCTCTTCAGTTGGCGGTTGAATTGTATCAGGCTGCTGTCAGTTCTCAATGCTGGAAATGCCTGCAGAAGAATAATTTGTTTATTAAGGCAATAAAAGATGCATCATGCAATACTTTGAAAACAAAAGTTAGTGTACAATCTTGTCAATGAACTTTTCTGTTGTGCTAATGCAATGCGACAGAACAACCCTGGATCAAAAATGACAGTTCGAACATGTTACTTTGGCGCCCTGTCGTGTGGAGATGCATAGATGCTACCTGCAGCGAAGTGTGGAGATGCAGCTAACAGTACAACATGTTTCACATATATACTAAGAAGACACTCACAAGTAGTATAACATTACTCATTCTGAAGTTATGCAAGTACACCTCTGTTCCGAATTATAAGAcgttttggatatttcaatatggacCAGATACAGACTGAAACgagtgaacaaacacactaaaaaACGTCTATATACATCTGATTCAGTAAAAAGTTAATATATTATAATtcggaacggaggaagtacatatCAACAGATACTCGTATAGTCAAATATGTCATCACATGTTCATGATTATGCATGTAATGCTCTTGCAAGAAAATGCATGACATACACCAATCACAACAATCGAATGAACAAAATACTAGTTTTCCTTGCAAGTGAGGAAAGCAGTCTCTACAAGCTTGCAGCAACAAACAGGAAGGTGTTTCGACAAGATATGAACAGATGGAAGGGAGAATAGGATTAAGCATTCAGACAAACATATAAGAAGCTTCGCGTGAGGATAGTCTGAAAACTTCCAGTGCAATCAAATTTGAATTTCCATAACAGTGTGTTCTAAATTTAAGGCCCGTGGAACGAAGGGGGACCACACAGAAGACAGTTAAATTCTTGAAGTAATaaggaaaaaaatataaacaaacACTCGGATGCTATTTTTAGACATATAAAGCCGCCCCTACCTTCCTCTGGGTTTACAAGAACAAAGGGACATAAACCTAGAAGATACATAAATACAGTTACTGTGATGACATACCATCTGCAAGTATATGAGGCCCAAGCTGTATATGTCAAATCTGTCAGGAAGGTTCAGCTGTCAAGAAGAAATCGTTGCATCAGCTCAAGCAATTATGTTGATTGGAACAATTGTCGTAAACTGAGGGAGAGGTAAACAGCTCCATCATGAATTCAAACTTTTAAAGAATACCTGCCACAGAACTGGAGATAAAGCAGTTGCAACTGGAGCAGAGGGAGCAGATGGTGTTTGCGTACTCATGATATATTGCTCCGGAGCAGCATACCTGCAAATCATGGGTAAAGATTCAAGCGAACCCCTAGTAATCAGTTATATTGGAATATTTTTCCAGCAATACAGTTCTGAATCATGAGGGTAGCTTAATTACCTTGGATCCAAAAGGAACTCCTTAGGAATATAGTTGATGCCCACTCGTAAATCAGCTGCTGCTCCAAGATCGATAATTTTGAAGGTGCGAGATTCTTCCAGTGGAGAAAGGTGAATTGATTAGTACAGAAGATTTTAGCATGAAACTGCAAGCAATGTATGGCTTGGTTATTACCTTCTGAAAATATCACATTTTGGGGTTTTATGTCCCTGTGAACAATCCCCGTCGAATGAAGTCCATCAAGGGCAAACAAGAGTTGTCCCATCACCGTTTGGATAATCTTATTCTCTCTCGCTATTCCCTTTGGCAAATCTTGAACATTTCCGAGAATCTTAGTCTCAACCTGATCAATCGCAAACATATATGAACTGTCAAAAAATGCACCAAGGCACACTTTTTTTTTTGTTATGGAACTGTCGAATTCACAATTACATTACATGAATGTCTTTTGCCTTACAaatagaagagaagaagaaatggtTGTCATGCAATGAGAAGATGGCGTTACGGAAGGAAACTAACCGACTGTTCTCACTAACCGCAGTTGTCAATTCCTACATTATATCTAGCAAAGTATTTCTTCATAAATTAGAGACCTGGAGCTAAATCACCCCTATATGAGCTCAAAAGCTCCACTTAGGTCACTAAGGTAGCACAGTTCCGGAAAAACAGTACTGTTCATTTACCACCTAGTTAATTGCAAGGTTTCTGGTGCAGCTCAGTAAGTTAACCCAGCTGACTAATATAACTCAGGTCTCACCACCAAGGGCTAGAATCAGTTAACTGCCTACAGTATATGCCAACAACGAAATGCAGCATCCTACAGCTAAGAACTGGTTAAGTGAAGCCAATGCGAGCAAGCGACTTGGCTGATTAAAAACTCTGCTTTAAGTCTGATGCACTTACATTGTAAGGGAACTCCTTGCTTTGCATGAGAGCAGAAAGCGTGTCCTCGCCTTCATAGCGCCAAATAAGCCAGTATTCCTCGCCCTTACCTTTGGTTTTGCTCTAGGAAACAATTCAAATTGTGAGTTTAGGAATCGATCAGATACTAGCAAACGAAGGTAGTTCCACGAGATGGTAACAAAACAAAATGATTTAGCATTCAACCCAGAGTACGAATACCTCACGAAAGCCGTAAAGAAAATCTGCGCAGCTGCTAGCGCATGCCCTCCTGACGCGCTCGTTCATCCAAATCTCGACCGCGCCATACTCGGTCGCCTTCTTCACGACCACGTCACCTTGCTTGAAGATAGTCGAAACAAGTGGTGTGCATTAGTATCATAGTATGCCC encodes:
- the LOC123447811 gene encoding serine/threonine-protein kinase STN7, chloroplastic, producing MATSSLGLSTSFLPGHDTRLRRRRRAAGGPAAASFRPVVASAELGVEVGRQLVEAVGVGLPCTVMACGDVIYRSTLPHNDGLTITAPGVALALAAASYLWATPGVAPGFFDMFVLAFAERLFRPTFRKDDFVPGKKLGEGAFGVVYKASLSDPKVAEKQGDVVVKKATEYGAVEIWMNERVRRACASSCADFLYGFRESKTKGKGEEYWLIWRYEGEDTLSALMQSKEFPYNVETKILGNVQDLPKGIARENKIIQTVMGQLLFALDGLHSTGIVHRDIKPQNVIFSEESRTFKIIDLGAAADLRVGINYIPKEFLLDPRYAAPEQYIMSTQTPSAPSAPVATALSPVLWQLNLPDRFDIYSLGLIYLQMAFPALRTDSSLIQFNRQLKRCNYDLEAWRNLVEPRATPDLRRGFDILDLDGGIGWELLTSMVRYKARQRTSAKAALAHPYFNSEGLLGLSVMQNLRLQLFRATQKDYSETARWIIGLMAKSGTEEGGGFTEAQLQELREIKPKKDSAQRNVLASMLRVQRKIVRTISESMDELTSQRKSIWWSRWIPKEE